Part of the Poecilia reticulata strain Guanapo linkage group LG2, Guppy_female_1.0+MT, whole genome shotgun sequence genome is shown below.
TTATTAGTCATTCTGTCTATATGTCAGCACACAAATCAGACATATCTACTAAATTACCAAGAACCAGAGAATtagaaaatgtctaatttatttgatttcctGAATAAATTACGACCAAAAAAGCCATTTTATATCGAATAAAACTGGTTACATTATGTCTTCAACTCTTGTTGAGTAAATTTGTTCCCACAGACGAACAAAtgagcacaatgtttttttgttttttttaggagctGAACCTcccaaagtaatttaaaaaacgcACCATCACATTTTCCCACACGAGTTTATTCAACTATGACATCTCTTTCCAGGATGACAGAGAAACAATCTCCAGCTGAAGTTATCATAAAAACAGTGCACAGCAGGTTAATGGCTGAATCCTTGCATATCTGTTCATACATTTTATATCTGTGCTCCCAAACTTTGAAAGCAAATCACATCACACGTTACAGTCGGAGTAAAAAAAAgcagttgatttaaaaaaaaaaaacctaataaatATCCCTTTGTTATTGatataaaatatagttttaaaatattctccATCTTGTAGCAAAGTGATAAATGGATAATACTCATGTGCCGTGGGCTGCAATCAGTGTACAGAagtgaaaaatatacatttcacaGAGAAGAATCATCTAATCTTTGGTTTGTTCAGTCAGTTGGGTTTACTGGATTTACACGCCTACTCACCtgtttttctgtggaatgtgaTTCCAAGTTATTTGCATATGTCTGGTTGAGcatatctaaaaaaatgaaaagaaaaggcagctggggaagctgaaatacctaaACATAATGCTGCTATTGGCTGGGGTTCgtaagatttattttccttgtagctgattggctgaacacCCAAAAGCAGAGATAAAATAGACtatagatgttagcttctgtggtagCGCTAAGACGGTTTCCACTCTGCGTAATAATGAATAttgaagaatattttttgtcagaACTATTAAAATAGTCAGTTATAAGCATTTTTAATGGTCCCTAAGAccagataaaaatgtgtaaaaagcctcTTTTTATTACAGTAGCATCATCACTTCCTGGAGAAATTGgaaaatccaacttttaatttgaaagccCATTCTTCTAAGCCGCTCTCCAACatggaaaagacaagtgaaTAGCATTGGAGCAAAGCAGATGTCTCAAGTCTTCATatggcaaaaaaacagaaactgtttctCCTCCAAACAACCAGGATAACTTGAGAGTTCCTGGCAACTTGTTCATCTTTGCACATTATTACTGTAATGTACCAATTAGGGCAGACAGAAGGTGTTGGTTACAATCTTTAAGACAGGGGATTGTGGAGGAGTCACTCTTCTGTGCCTTTTTGGAAAACTGTCTTTCTGGGTGTTAGAGGGAATGTTCCAGACCATTTGCTGAGCCATCATATTCAGGAAGAGCACCGTAATGACGTGTTTACAGTTAATTATCCAATCCAAATTGATTTTGTGGATGTGGAGAAAGCTTACGACCTTGTTCGCCAATGCATTTTGTTGGAGAAGCCAGTCTTTGAAGATCCAATCCAAGAGTTACAATCGCTGTTTGCATTCTTGGCACAAAGTTGGTCTTCACTAGGGTAAACCTTGGTCACCAAGGTTTCAAGGTGTAGTTGCAGCTTCCTTGAGAACCTCAGGAACTCATCTTTGGTTTTTGCAGACTATATGATTCTGTTTGCATCTTCAAGCCACTAGTAGCTCTATTGGTAGAGCCACTGCTCATCCACATTGAAATAAATCGAGGTGCTTTGGATGCTTCATTGGATGGTCTTTAGAGTTTTCTCCAAGTATTTTGCACTGAGGAGATACGTGAAGACACCTAGAATCCCCTTGGGGGAATGTATTACCTTCTAAATGTCCTGGAATCTCCTAACATAGCTGCAGAGGATCACTTGGAACAGGTTTCCCTCCTGAACTTGTTACCCATGTGACTTAATCTCAGAAAGTGGGAGAACAAAGGAAGGGTGGATGAATAAACTACAATAAAGGAAGATTACTTCCTGGCCTGCCTTTACTTTAGAGTAGTGAAGCAGTTTGAAACCAAAGGTAAGCAAGAAAACTGATATTCCTCCAACATAAGACTGAGTCACCTGAGTTAAACAGATGTGTAGGATGATTCTCTCTAGCACCATAAATCCAGGCTAAACAAACATAAAGTGATatttcatgataaaaacatatatacaaTGCAACACAAACGGTGTACGGACAAATTAAAGCTTAGACTAGATCTATCTTTGCCTGCCGTCACTGATGTAGCTGTTCTCGACACACAGCACAACGTaggagctggagcagctgctggagctctgctgcaACAGGCTGCGGCTGTGCAGCGGCGACGCCATGCCCGTCAGCGCCCGATCCCCGACGCGCCATGCCTCACAGTAGTTGTCGACGTCCCGCTGACCCCTGCTTGTCGACCCGTGCCACATCATCTTCTCTGGCCTTGGAGCGGCAAACAAAGCGGCTGTAGCGACCCTTTactttcagattttagtttAGTGTGGAGTGTTGCCTCACCATGTGTCGTCTTGGAGAACATCTTTGCCGTCGAAGGAGTAGATCGAAACGTTGTCCCTCATTCTGCTGTCGCTGAAAATGCGGTTCCAGTTGTCAAACAGAACCTCATCctgcaaacaaacatgcatCAGAATTAGCTTTTACAAATTTAGGGCTTTATTTTATCAAGCAGATTAGTTTCAGCACCTTCAGGTTGACTATTGGCACGTTCTCCCTGTTGGAGCTGTAAACGATGCTGTTGAGATCTTCCAGTTTGGAGGACAGGAAGGCTCGGAAAGTTCCCTTCATCCCGATGGCCTGGGCCTGGCTGAAGCACAGGAAGTCTGCGCCGGAGATGCCTCGCATGCCGCCCTTCTGAGGGCTGTTCAGCGCAATCAGGTGGAGCTGGGAAACAAACCACACATCTCAAAGAATACTCGCACAAtgttcagaaaacaaagaagaagaagaagaagaagaaggggattcttttaattgttcaagTTGTCCACACAATATATCTGGACGTTAGGGAGgagtggcaagaagaagaagacgttCTGTTGGACAAATCCatgtaaaaaactaaaactgacgTTTTTGGATTGCAACCAAAATCCAACAGGGTGCAACTGTGTActcaaaatcttatttttaccAAGACTTGCTCTTCGTGTCATTGTAAATATACTTCCGTCTTGTCTTACCCCTGGTCCTGAGGTGTGTCTGTGGATGGGAGCCTGGGGAACCGGAGGCGGCGGTCTCTGAGGACGGGTTACCGGGTAGCGGGGATCCAAATATCGACCGTCCGGCTGGTTGAAGCGGTCCGTGTAACTCGGGTATCTGGGATTCGACGGCTGTGGGTAAACCAGATCTGTCTGGTACCGAGAGTCGGGTCGGTACCGGGGATCAGAGTCTGGGTTTGACTGTGATGGTGACTGGATGACGGGGCGCGACGCCTCGACTGGGACGCCctgaaaataatgattaatgggttaaaaaacaggaagagtcGTGTggtttaaaaacttaaaacaggAAACCACACTCACCGATTCACTTGGTAAAGAAATGTAGTTCCCAAGctgaaaataaagatgtttgtagttttaaaaagtttttatggCAAATTTTGGATCATTACTCAGACACAAGTTTCACCTGAACTTGTCGGACTCCATCCCGAACTCGTACGTAGAGATCCGTTTGGTCGATAACGTACACCAGAGATCCTTCAGGCTGCCTTCTAGCTGTTGCCGCCATAGTGTCATAAGACCTAAAGACCGtcacctgaaaacacaaaacaatgacTCAGCATCTTCTTAGACtactttattcatttgtttgattCTTCATGCTATAACGGATccaacaggagaaaaaaaacagctgcaagtTCATGAAGATTGTTCAGTTTTATGGTTTTCAAgtatttacataattatttacataattatcCTGGGATACGTTTCATAATATTTGACATTAAAAATCGTAtgcatcaatttaaaaatatctaggTGAACAAAAACTCACTCCTGACGAGAGTCCTGGAAGACCTGGAGCTCCAGGAGGTCCTGGGGGTCCAGGAATACTGATAGctgcaataaaacagaaaaagaaaaacctttagcATCTTTAGACAGAAGctaattttattcctttttcttgtttttttttctttttcttctacagttttttaaaacctcagtttgtccaataaaatatgaaaaaatatatccaTCCTACTTTTGCAGGCatatctaaaaatatacattttaagaataaaattgtCATACTGTTAAAAGTATGAGGAAAAAGTAAATTACTCgtgattacacacacacacacacatatatatatatatataNNNNNNNNNNNNNNNNNNNNNNNNNNNNNNNNNNNNNNNNNNNNNNNNNNNNNNNNNNNNNNNNNNNNNNNNNNNNNNNNNNNNNNNNNNNNNNNNNNNNNNNNNNNNNNNNNNNNNNNNNNNNNNNNNNNNNNNNNNTATATAATTATGTATTGTTGCTCTCATGGAACTACCagtggacaaaagaaaaaaatggtagCGATGCCAGCTCTACTTTTAGGTTTTTGGGGGGTTTATTAACATCATTGTTAAGAGTTTGTCACTGtcataataaaaagtaataatgtgATGCATGACAGTTTATGCAGCTGTTTTATCATAATGTGTGGCTCATTATTAAATTAGACAGATGTGAATAAACAGGTAAGTTCTTTGATTTCCCATAAATTTGTTTGTGGAGTTActaatttaaatttcaacatccagaatacaaatgaaatacacccaaaagaaaacataataaccatattaaaggttttattatGAAGCAGCAGGTAACTTTAGATGAGGagagaaaatttgtttttgtaactgGACTCACTCTGTGTTCCTCCATAGGGCCCAGACAAGGATGGACCTGGAGGTCCGGGTGGCCCTGGTGGTCCAGGTCGACCGTCATAACCTCTTCCTGGGGCTCCAGGAGGCCCCTGAGGGCCCGGTGGACCAACAACCGATTCTCCTTTTGGACCCTGGTCAGAGAGACAACTTTGATTATTAGGATACTGGAATGCCACCCAGACAGACAAAGGAagaaattagttgtttttttttcccattcatAGTTAATAACTtctagtttttttaaaatgctggtATGTAAGAAATTCCAGACATCTGTCTTTGTGTCACTTATGgctgtaaaatatatatattgtatgtTTTCAGAGTATATGTGTTAGCAGAAAATATCTTGCTTCTACGCTGTGGATTCATTTTcaagtttcacatttatttaaaatatatatattttcaccaAACCAATCACATGTGTAAACATTTCATCAGTGCTCAAGTGTCTGTGACCCACTATAGTAGGGATAcatcctgtaaaaaaaagttctggcTCATCCTTGGGAATAACTTCCAGAAGCTTGAAGATGCCAAATTTAGCAGTTCATAAGTATAGACGAGATGGGAATGTCTGTCTATCCTACAGTTCTGGTCCAAAATGTGTAGACTGACTCCAGAACAGAAGCCAAAGGccttgtgaagatgctgttgAAGCTGGTAAGACAGAAATGGACAAATTTGTCCTGTACCAAAGGTCACTCAGCGAGGAAGAAGCCATTTCTCCAACTAGCAGTTTGCAAATGTCCACAGGGACAAAGACCTTCATTTTGGAGACATTTCCTGTCAGCTGATGAAACTTAAGCGATGCTTATGCCACCCTAACTGTGAAgaatggtggtggcagcatcatgttgagGGGCTCTTTTGCTATAGGAGGAACTGGTACACTTCATAAATTGATGGCATCAAGAGGAAACAACATTATTCCAGATGGACAATGCCAAAATGGCAAACTTTGAACCGAAACTGCAGCAACTATTGTGAGAAGATTGAGGACAGAAATCCATAACATTTGACCCAAGTAACACCGTTCCAAGGCAATGCTACCAAATACAGAGGAAATGGATGTAAACGGTGGTCTTACTTGTGGCCCAGGTCGTCCTGGTGAGCCAGCTCCTCCTCCGTATCGGGGGTCATAATAACCGCCGCCTGGTTCTCCTTTCTCTCCTTTCAAACCCACCTCACCTTTCAACTCATTCTGGGCAAAACCAAAAtgattttcacttaaaaatgaaGTAATTTAATCTGCAACGCAGTTAGAATTGTGGACCTAGTGGGTGATTTTACCTTTAAAGTGTAAAAGTCAAAGCCTGTTCCCAGACCTGAAGAACAGAGACGcacactgtaaatatttacCTCCTGTTGTATTTGCTCCATATATATGAACATCAAGTGATGCTACCTTGAATTTCAAGTATTCCTGGTGGTCCAGGATTGCCTTTCTCTCCTTTAACTGTGCAAAAAAGGAGGAACGATAACATAAATAGCAgcagatttgtgaaactttgatTTGCATGAAAGAAAGTCTGAAACCTTACCTGCGTAATTCCTTGAGTACTCGTCATACCCCTGAAACAAAGAGACGAAGCAGTCAGAGATAAAGTCATTGTTCCTTCATCTAAATGGAAATCAGATGTCTCGACCCAACTCACGCCTGGAGGTCCGGGAGGTCCGGGGGGCCCCGGAGGTCCTGGGGTGCCCTGAGGAAATACCAAGCAATGATTAACGTCTTCATGACTCACTTGTTTCAACACCAAAGCTTTTCAAAGCACTTACAGGGTAACTGTATCCAGACCCACCGCCAGAGTCTCCCTTCTCTCCTTTGACCCCGTTTAATCCTGGTCGACCCTGAAACATTAGTCACacttcagacattttcttattttaataaaaacaatagtttaaaaatgttccttaaTACAACAGAAACATACTGATCTCCCAGGGATACCAATCTCTCCTTTTGGTCCAGAAAGACCCCGGGGACCCTGGAGAAATAGTTACTCTTGTCATACTTGCACAATGCTGGCATCTTgtcaaacagatgaaaaattTAATCAGTACATACAGGAGGTCCCACTGGGCCAGGACTTCCACTCTCACCCTGCAAATCAACATCAACAGTCactttatttcttaattatATCCAATTCATGCCCCAATGGGTCAATTTCTGATACTTCAGATCGAAGAAAGCCAAGAAAAACAGAGGATGCTTTGCATTGGTGTACCGGCTGTCCTGTCAGGCCTCCCAGATATAACGGTCTCCCATCAGGCCCCATGATAATGCCAGGCTCTCCTTTCTGTCCCTGcaagataaaaataacacattttctctcaaaacattttaaaataagagcaaaaaCCTGACAGCAAGACTGCTGCAATCTCCTTCACTGGTTAGAAGTTATTCAGATCGACCACCACATTAGTGACGGTTGGTCAGATCCAGACTTTCCAGTTTTTATCTGTTCGTCTACGTTATTAATGGAGGGATGTGGGTAGATTTTCACTACAATGACTGTCCCACCTTAGGAGCGTATCCTGGAGCACCAGCGTCCCCTTTGTCTCCTTTAGGCCCCGCTGGTCCCTAAATCAAAAGACATACCTCCATTACTTTAAGTTGAATGCTTATTTCAATAAAGTGAGGTTGGTAGATGCATTGATACGTACTGGGAATCCTGCACGCCCTGATCCGCTctaaaggaggaggagagacggCTCATTAAAGACAGAACAGCCTGGCTCTTACTTGGCAAACGAAGTTAAAAGTCAGTgagttttagtttagttcagGGAACTGGGGGAGCATCAACTCACCTGTCCCAAATCGTTCCAATAAACCTCGTTAAACTAGCAAGACAAAGTTAGGTTAGTTAGTAACGAGCAGTGAGGCAGGCAGTGACCGTGCAGTGAAGGAGGGAGAGGATGatgaaaagttcaagggttaATTTCATTTTCCAATTAATGTACAGATTTACAGTTGGAGCTCTGACTCACATCTCTTGACGGCGGCTGGTAGAGAACCTGTCCTGGTTGTCCAGGGGGTCCGGGTGGTCCAGGTGGTCCACCATCTCGACCTGGACGACCCTGAGTTCagaataaacacacaaattaaaaaatattttttcatgtgaAGTTGGGTTAACGTTTACTGAATGTGTTGTGGTTTAAGATTAAAGCACATTGGGACctacaaaatgtcacatttaaattaaaaataaagattctgAGATGGCATTTTAGCATCAGTGTTTgaacaaacaacacaaaaaaaagaaaacaaaagaggtCTGAATGtagaacaaatatttaacaggAAGGTGTTTTTCTTGCAGATAACGATAAAGTTAGACAGGACAAAGACAGGATTCccaaacatttttcagtaaaacGTTCTAGACATTTCTCAGTAGATTTAACCATTTGGAAACAAATGTTATTGTGCCGATCTTAACCTATTGGTTACTTCGCCCGCTCACCTCACCACCTTCTTGCTGCTATTGCAAATATCAACAAACCACAGTCACTTCCTTCTTCATACAGTACTGCGGTTTCTCTGAACCAGTCAAGTTTTCTTTAGATCCATAGACTTTTCACCTACATGCtaacagcaaacatttaaaccatTTGGTCTCACCAATCAAATGAACCTCTTATCAGTCCCTCTAAAGGAAACTCACCGTCTCTCCCTTCTCCCCTTTCTCTCCCTGTTTACCCTAAAAAAATCAGCACAAGTAgagattaatatctgaaatgacacatttaacTATTATGTGTCTGGAAATATTGCATGATGAAGATGCTCAGTACTGGTGTTCCAGGATATCCATCAATGCCTGGAATCCCTGCAGGTCCCCTTGGTCCCTCTGCGCCTTTAGCTCCATGGTCCCCTGGAAAACCTGGCTTACCCTACAAAccataatgaaacatttttacatttatttttaactaatagatcaaataaataaagtaggGCACCTATGGCCTTTGAGGGAACTTAGCTGGACCAGTTATTCCTGCATTTTATggttagcattgatgctaacagacaataaaacacaacagcactaatgtggaaaaacatttttcaacatttatgaaaaaaatgttttgcatttaggaTAGTTAAATAATTGAACAaaagagttaaaataaataaatggaggtAAATTGCTTGCCTATAACAATTAGATAATATTTTTAACACTACAGCACACAAGCAAATCAAtctggtggggttttttttaagtttgagtttgtgaaggtttttatggaaaatttgtcacagaaaaatcacagttttgtttacaaaataaatctgcgAGATGAAAACCCCATATTTTTTCActacaattaattttttaaaaagatatagtcatgaaacataaaacattaatgagAGAAATATTAATTGATGGAAACATGCAGGAcgttttatgtaaaaatcctTTGGAAACATAACCAATCAAATAAGCCAGGttgaaaccagaaataaaaacatttaataaaaacagttattCCTAATAGTTGCCATAGCAACACTTAAAATAAGGTATCGAAAAGCAGTCTGGTTGATTTTTAGTTCTActaaaaacaatagtttttaaatatttttatttactacaaatatttttcaacaacACTACAATTTCCAGAAAGTGACTTATTGGTTGCACTTTACAAACTTTATCATGTTTTCTTATCCTACAAGCTTCAAATACTCAATCTGCAGTGTTTACAAGAGTAGCTTAAGAAAATGCACCACAGGGATTAATTTCCATTACTTACAGGTAGACCAGCAATGCCATGTGGACCCTGAAAAAACGATACAGTTCAGTTCAGGTAGTATAAGGTATGAATGATGTAATCAGAGAGCCAACTGTGTCCAATATGGCTACCTGTGGTCCGGGTGGCCCTCTGAGGCCAGGCAGGGCATTTAGCACCTCATTTTGGTTCCCCTGCatggagaaaatgtaatttaaaaaggatatttgaacagttttacaCTTGtgattaagatttttttaatcctgccttaaaaaaggattaaattTTAAACCGTTACTCACACTGCCAGTGAAGTACGGTGGCCCCGGTGGTCCAGGAGGCCCTGGAGGCCCAACTGGTCCCATGGGACCTGGAAGTCCTGCCAAACCAGACTGTCCGGGTGTACCCGTCCTTCCCGCATCGCCCTGACCACCCTGAGTCAGGATTACAAGCAGAAATGTGGGTTTGTGTCTTGGAAAATTATGTTAGACAATtaataaaggagaaaaattagaggaaaacagaaagaagacgttcaaaaagtggaaaagtggAGGCAGATTTCATAATATCTAGACAAACGAAGAAGAAATAGAgctatattttaaacattgccATCTTTATGGAAATAGAAAACgttaaaaagcaaagcagaccAGCAGAGAAAAAACCCAACCCAGTACCTGCTACCCATTACACACCGTAGAGGATGgagcaaagaaagagaagaggtAATTGAAAGGGTTGGAGTCCGTTGTGTCTTGCTAGAAGAAAGCAACAGAGAATCTATGTGGTTTTGCAGCAGCATTTGCTATTATCTTTAAAAGGTAAACAAATCTTTATGCGTcatatttttaactattttaactAACCTTTTCCCCAGCTGGACCTGGAAGGCCGAGATCACCACCGTCACCCTAAATAATAGAAATTAACATTATTGCTAAAGCCGAAATGCATCATAAAAGAAGGAGGTTTTATTagcaagcagaaaatgaaaacactgaCATGGCTACAGACAGCAGGAGGCGCTGTTGTCAAACCGTAACATCATCCCACAACCACCAGTAAGAAGTACTGGTTTGTGTCTGGTTAAACGATGCCTTACAGGATAACGTAAACTCGCATTTTTATGACTGAGATTTGGGGATGAGAACATACCAGCACTGACAGTTCAAATCAGAAGTTTgctgaatgaaaagaaaaatcagactttttcaATGTCCGAAGTAAAAGCAAACCAAATTAGTCTTGTTTTACATCATTTACAATTACCTAAATTGTGTACATCCATCTCGTTAATAAGAGGATGTGTCAGACGTCATAGCTTTGGAAACGTAAAACAATTATACGCAAGGATTGACACAATGTGACTTTTCAATCACACTGTTCAGGAGATAgactggttctggtccaaaaaGTGCAAATTGATGCCCGAACAAAAGCCAAAGAACCTGTGAAGATCCTGCAGAAGCTGCACAGTGTCATCATCCACAGCGAAACATGTTCTGTACCGACATGagctgaaaggccactcagtGACGAAGAAGTCATTACtccaaaaagaaacataaaaatccaaactgtggtttgcaaatgcacacaaaaaatcaTTTCTGGAGTCATCTCGTGGCCTGAAGTGGACCCATTTGATCAGTATGACCATGGCTACATTTGGAGGAAGAACTGGGACGTTGAACCATCCTAACTGTGAAGTATgagggtggcagcatcatgctgtgggtctGTTTTGCTGCATAAAGTAGATAGCATCACGAAGAAGTTGAAATATTGGTGCAACTTCTAAAAACATCAGCCGGGATGTTAAAGCTCCAGCCTATCTTTTTATCCAGGACATGTAAAGTTCTGGTGTGTCgttgagtttctttttaaataattttaatgttggTCAGgcctaaataaaactaaagcagCTATTACTATCTTGTGGAACCCCTTTAGTCTGAtgtagaaaacaacaacagacttTTGTGCCAATTTCTGGCACAAATGTAGACGATAATCAGTTTTACCTTTTCTCCTCTGAACCCGGGTCTACCAGGGAGGCCAGGAGGTCCAGGTGGgccct
Proteins encoded:
- the LOC103457617 gene encoding collagen alpha-1(XVIII) chain-like, whose product is MDLDAGSMIFVGQAGRADLDKFKGDIGELRLVGNPQAFQGFCDYEDYPDEGSGDGVNKEADRKRKENTKTTTFPPLRPVPVPPISSQPGGRRGTSGEKGDRGEKGLKGDRGPAGPKGDSGSSSGSSFSSQGEKGKKGDTGYGYPGKKGERGVQGLPGPPGPPGPAAEVVRLGDGSLVQPLAGPAGPPGPPGLDGAEGPQGADGQPGDPGEDGKAGPAGPQGIPGIPGTAGMKGQKGEPGEGSPGPRGPPGLPGSPGPGTGDRPTFVDMEGSGFPDLETFRGAPGPPGPPGLPGRPGTPGTSVAIGPDGPVAFGPPGPPGQDGVPGLPGPPGPPGLPGRPGFRGEKGDGGDLGLPGPAGEKGGQGDAGRTGTPGQSGLAGLPGPMGPVGPPGPPGPPGPPYFTGSGNQNEVLNALPGLRGPPGPQGPHGIAGLPGKPGFPGDHGAKGAEGPRGPAGIPGIDGYPGTPGKQGEKGEKGETGRPGRDGGPPGPPGPPGQPGQVLYQPPSRDFNEVYWNDLGQSGSGRAGFPGPAGPKGDKGDAGAPGYAPKGQKGEPGIIMGPDGRPLYLGGLTGQPGESGSPGPVGPPGPRGLSGPKGEIGIPGRSGRPGLNGVKGEKGDSGGGSGYSYPGTPGPPGPPGPPGPPGGYDEYSRNYAVKGEKGNPGPPGILEIQGLGTGFDFYTLKNELKGEVGLKGEKGEPGGGYYDPRYGGGAGSPGRPGPQGPKGESVVGPPGPQGPPGAPGRGYDGRPGPPGPPGPPGPSLSGPYGGTQTISIPGPPGPPGAPGLPGLSSGVTVFRSYDTMAATARRQPEGSLVYVIDQTDLYVRVRDGVRQVQLGNYISLPSESGVPVEASRPVIQSPSQSNPDSDPRYRPDSRYQTDLVYPQPSNPRYPSYTDRFNQPDGRYLDPRYPVTRPQRPPPPVPQAPIHRHTSGPGLHLIALNSPQKGGMRGISGADFLCFSQAQAIGMKGTFRAFLSSKLEDLNSIVYSSNRENVPIVNLKDEVLFDNWNRIFSDSRMRDNVSIYSFDGKDVLQDDTWPEKMMWHGSTSRGQRDVDNYCEAWRVGDRALTGMASPLHSRSLLQQSSSSCSSSYVVLCVENSYISDGRQR